The Sebastes umbrosus isolate fSebUmb1 chromosome 4, fSebUmb1.pri, whole genome shotgun sequence genomic sequence AATGATGCAACGCAAACACGCGAAATtcgagttgaaatatttcactcGGAGCGATACATTTGCGTGACGCTGTATGGTGAAAGCCTCTCAGCATTGAGattgtcctcctgtcctcactgacgtcctgacgttgttgaatcagaaatggaggaaataaatcttgtatgtgtctgtggtcacccagagctacgatagtacatcatatctgtacagagacggaccaaactctgtgtagaaaccacagactgtctatggtagaaacaacaacgtcgctgccgtatttatgcctagataactttatgttgagtgttgatggagcagctgcatagcctggcactgatccctccaaactccattcagaaaacaagcactGGTTGTTTTCATCAGTTGTAGTTATTTAAGATGATCAAACTTTCTGCCCTTCAccaaacaaccagtcagagctgatctagagtctgctgtctctgagcagctgtcaatcactccctatttctctcctcaaatgttttcagaaacatcttgtagtgtactgtttagctgtgaaatgagaaagtttgtgacccggcagccatgttgagatcagttgaggaaataccaagcaccgcccaccagccggagcacatccaataggaactctctctctctgaaatgacctgtgattggccaaagtctcccgtcccGAGCTAAATTTTTtatagcctgaaaacagagccatgaggaggagcagaagtctagttatctctcagaacacttgaattacaatatgctgaaatgacAACCTGAAATGTCCTCGGGCATGAACCCAACtgtgaacaaaaaaataagatcttAAAAGTCACTGGACTGAAAGGAGTCAGAAGAGTTGACTGTGTGTAATTCAATCAGCTTTTGTAAATCAGGcagaaataatcacatttacatttcacgTCTAATCAAGCCGATAAAGTTCGAGGCCTTTTGTTTGTTGGCTCTTCTGAGTGATTTCCCTCCAGCTGAGACTCTCAGCCAATCATAAATAATTGTTGAGCCATGCAGAGCGGCAGAGTTCAGCTCCTTAACACCAGAGGATTAACCTCTCAGCCAATCACCAgctttcacacacaaactggCTTTCACAGCAGAAAGGCCAAGCTGTGCTGTTTTGAATTTTAGCGTTGCTCTGGATCAGAACCCGGGATCAGTATGTAAGCCTGCCTCAAACAATCTGCAGACTCTGTCTATACGCCCAGCAGCTCACAGTGTTAGTGGTGTTATCTTTCTCATGGCAGACATTTTGCCTTGAAAACCCCAAGTGTAGCTAACagcagtctcacagcagttcgtgaaatagtcaagaAATTGAATCTATTAAATTTGTGACGCTCAGAACGACTTTCAATTACACGTGacgcctttttaaaaaaaactacttagttaggtttaggaaaagattgcctTGGTCAAGTTTAGGCAGCAAagtacttagttaagtttagtaaaagatggtggtttgggttaaaataagacCGGAGGTGCCATAACTTAAGTCCGGAAGTTgcgtggcaaataaatcaacattgacttctgctttcacacgggacatgaacagcggtctcctggatgaaatcctttgttttttgacccacccatcccatggatgtattaagagaactggatacagcgttagaggcggggccccgttcattcctatgaaaattgctcattggcgcatgaagacaaaatggctcgacttccacctggaaaagtacccggatcttgggcacatggaccatgcgcagtagcgtcctctcggtcacatgacttggtcacggggccccaacgtcacgctgtcgtcatgacttgcgctccagcctcggtctgggtctcattcacatgaacggaggaagggaaataactctggattcggctattagagcgttttacaactttaaaaatctaatgatttaaataaggactattagagtgttcgtaagTTTATTTACTtcaaaaaaattatcctctaagttacagacgtctcttttctaatgtaagtctatgggaaaagtatttttgggtgatgccattgggcccaaaaatacctttttccatagacttacatttggaaagagacgtctgtaactcagcggataatttttctttcttttaaatcaacttcccagtacgaacgctctaatagcccttatttaaacaattatgtcctaaaagttgtaaaacgcattgatagccgaatccagagttatttccctttccccattcatgtgaatgagacccagaccaaggctggagcgagggttgggaggcggagttagcaagccgtgacgaaaACATGACGGCTGTGAACccgtgaccccgtgaccgagccatgtgaccgagcggacgctactgcgcctgttccatgggcccaatggatgtggaagatcgccggaagatctgggtacttttccaggtggaagttgattttgttttcatgctctgctgagcaactctcataggaatgaacgggtcCCTGcttccaacgctgtatccagttctctttatacacccATGGGAGACCTGCAGATCTGTACAAAGATGCTGGAGATCTACAACACCACGTTATTCATGACAACATTGAAAAAAAGTAACAGGTAGTTAAAATTTTCATGATTTTATTTGGCAGCTCGGACTCTCGGACTCTAGAATCCGTCAGCCTCTCTGATGttcaaaaaaatcaaaaccTGAGTGCCTTCAGCAACATAAAAGCGTCTGTCATGTTTAGGTGTTCTGGGATCTGTGCAAGTCTCCAAAAAACATTTGCAGGAACTGACACATGCAACAAATCATTTTCAGTAgaaaccagaggcctgtactaggaagccagttcaacatacccagggtatcttctcgttatctggcttcacttaccttaacaaacgagatcccgctgAGCGGTCCTACggcgctggttatcaactcggtaaatcaacccgaGGTTTCTCAATCTTGCTATGAGCAAGTTCACATGAACAGGGCGGTGTTTgtagcatctgaccaatcacagacatggacaagtccacagacctgcagacagacaggcagagcggcacattttacaaaggaagagcaaactatagaAGCCCCCTataaagccccttgaggcaaatctgtgatttgtgattttgtgcTATAGAAatcaaattgacttgacttgactatattagacaaataccaagaagttaaacacttaatccaggctaaaattaacacagttgaagttgccaaatgcaggaagaacagctggcaaaagaaaaaactcccgatatgtgaatacataaattaacagatttattaatttaacggaatactcaaaagtcagatgtagtcgtataaatataaatagctttacaacatgtaatgaatgaatgaattacacCTACTTATGCCCATTAACAAAGTTGCGgcgtgtgtgactatttcaaccttctttcagctgcatccTGTCTcaggcggtgtgaaacggagcaagtaaaaacattaatataaaaacataattcaaagagGTAATCCAGCTGTCTTttctgcatctgtcagtttaaactgtgttgttttcagtctggattataactgtaacttcttcgtattCGTGTAATATCATCATACGATCTGCTCACCGAGCTCTAATTGGTCAGacggcggtgcttttatacgacttgatctcttatctggaacataacctgctccggagcaggttaccatggcgatctagcCCAGTACGAAGTGAttcaccttcgtaggacggaaaaccctgaggTTACCTTGCTaaccacaaatcctgcttcgtagtacaggcctctggtgtgACACAGTTtctaatatttattcatttcaaaaCACATTGATTCGCTCtttaattaaattgttttgtGGGTTAAAactaatgttgttgtttttttatcttaaattcCATTTATGCTGTGTAGGAGCTATTTAATTGTtagtatttagttgttgttttactaataataagaagtattgtttgatttattattctagatgtttactttatttgGATTTGATTTTTGATCCTGcttgttatttatttagtttaattatttttccttttaaagggactgtttgtaactttcagaaatgcttgttaacagcgacacctgtggccgttaagtcaacgaaagtcagcgtcttGTTGCTCGTGCTcatgctcgctctacatagacatgaacgagcatcgctcaaaacagcgaggcgacacacgtcagctaaaacctcaatatcactctatatttcagctgcttggcagtaatgttagctgaccagacggaggtctctccatgaatcaatgctgatcctagtgttggcttttccagcttcagcctcccgaccgtgaccggagagaacaggggagacaccggcacccggtcggagacgataacgtttctctctgcggagccccgtcacttcacaagacacggaaaacctctgttggtctggaggagctgcagcatttatttctgcacaaacatccactgtacattcactagatattctcagagctaaactaactcttctgcagtgtggagtgagcgcgcatgcacgtaagAGTGGAGCCTGAGAACAcgcgtgtgtgagtgaatgcaagcaggcagaggagcagagactccggccctggagaccaaagctacggtgtcccccgcgtcctccgaccgcggccaacactgttttgcaagacgggattcactagatataactttgtggttttggtgcttccgtgtagtttgtgttggagtctcgtctgaacagcgtagccacacgcgagtgcgcatgggacacagacccggtagatttatacgtgtaaaaagttacaaacagtccctttaagtatatttatttttttgtgctttgtgcTTCGTCTGCATGCTTTTGGATGAATAAAtcctcagagacacacacatgttgCATGGACAATGGACTCTTCTGCCTGTGTAAACCACATCATACCCATGATGCATCAGTGGCCCTTTGATTTAAGTTAGATTTACATTGCTTTGACAAATGGTCGCTTCATGCTGCTTGAGTCTTTTTGGAACACACCAGCTTGAGTCtcctataatattattatacaaaCGCTGAATGATTTACAGATTAAAACAGGTGACTTATCAGCCTGCAGTTTTATGGGACAACCGGGGGGGGGGTGACACGCCAGTCCCCCATCGGGCACGCGCCTCCTCGGGCACCAGCAGAACATAAAGTGAGCTGCGCGCACACGAGGCACATCAGTGAACCAGTAACCGGCGGTAGTGAAAGAAGCTCCGGTGAGTTCAGTTCAGAGTGCCtggtcctcctcctgctcccgctcctcctcctgctcctgctccttgTCTTGGCCCTGGTCCTGGTCCCGATCCTGGTCCTGGTCCCTGTGAGGTGTTAACATGAGCTTTGGGAACTCTGCTGCGCACCTGGAAGCTTTTCTCCAGAAGCGCAGCAGCAGGTGATGCGCGCTGCAGGACTCCGGTCGGGTTCGTTACCGGAGAGGATGGAAAGTGAGCTGTGGAACCAAAACACCACCACGTCCACCTCCTCCTGGAACCGGTCCTCCTCTGACCGGTTCTTCAGCAGCCTGGATGACATCGACGTGCCGGCAGACGGCTCCCCGGCGCTGCGGATCCTCATCTCCATCGTGTACTCGGTGGTGTGCGCCGCCGGGCTGCTCGGCAACCTGCTGGTCTTCTACCTGATGAAGGCGCGCTGCTGCGGCGGCGGACGGAGGAAGAAGaaccgctcctcctcctcctccagcagcatcaACCTGTTCATCCTCCACCTGGCCGTCACCGACTTCCAGTTCGTGCTGACGCTGCCCTTCTGGGCGGTGGACACGGCTCTGGACTTCAGCTGGCCCTTTGGAAACGCCATGTGTAAGATCACCCTCTCGGTCACGGTGATGAACATGTACGCCAGCGTGTTCTTCCTCACCGCCATGAGCGTCACCCGCTACTGGTCGGTGGCCTCGGCGCTGAAGGACCGGACCCGGCGGAGGGTGTGCTGCCCGGTGCGCTGGGTCATCGCCGGGCTCTGGGTCTCCGCCACGGTGGCCTCTTTACCCACGGCTATCTTCTCCACGGTAAAGATTGTGGCCGGAGAGAGGCTGTGTCTGCTGGGCTTCCCGGACCCGGACGGCCAGTCGTGGCTGGCTCTCTACCACCTCCAGAAGATCCTGGTGGCCTTCGTGGTACCCATGGTGACCGTCACCGTGtgttacctgctgctgctgcgcttcGTCCGGCTGCGGAGCATGAACAACAACACCgaggtgaagcagcagcagcagcagcagaggaagaggaggaggtccaGGGTGACCCGCTCCGTCACCATCGTGGTGCTCTCCTTCTTCGTCTGCTGGATGCCCAACCACGCCATCACCTTCTGGGGCGTCCTGGTGAAGTTCAACCTGGTCAACTGGGACAAGACGTACTACATGGTGCACACGTACGTGCACCCGGTGACCGTGTGTCTGGCGCACACCAACAGCTGCCTGAACCCGGTGCTCTACTGCCTCATGAGACGCGAGTTCCGCAAGAAGATGAAGGATCTGTTCTGGAGgatttcctcctcctcgcccACCACCGGGATTACCAGCTGTCACGGTCTAAGGCCGTTCTCCGGGACCgtgagagcagaggagatggAGCTGGAGGACCCGGACCAGGACAACGACACGCAGGTTGTCACCCCGCTGAACAACGTGGAGACGGACACCTGCAGACTCTCTGTTTTAACGGACCAGTGCGACACGGACGCGCTGCAGAAGTAAAACCAGACTTTAAAACAGAGAGTCTGCATCCCCAAACCTCCAAAACAACATCCCAGTTGGACTGAAACGCAGCCTTTACGCATAGGTGCGCAATTTACGCacctttaacagtatttatatagcacttaaaccttctTTATAATGTAAGAAAATCTCGTGTTGCTGGAGTTGTTACCTCTTTAAACGAAACACTACAGGTTCGTGATTTGGGCTTCTGTTCCGATTGTGCCAAATCCAATAATAAACCACTAAAGGACCGGACACCGCTATACGTGGCGTATTAGATGCTTTTTTGACTTTGCATCAAAGGgattgtatatattttaatcacAATCTAAAGGTGACAAACATCAAAGGAGAGAAATAACAATCGTGCGTAAATTGCGCACCTGTGCGTAAAGGCATCCAGCTGCGTTTCAGTCCGACTGGGATGTTGTTTTGGGGGTTTTAGGATGCAGACTCTCTGTTTTAACGAACCAGTGCGACACTGGCGCGCTGCAGAAGTAAAACcacactttaaaggtcccatatcgtgctcattttcaggttcatacttgtattttgtgtttctactagaagatgtttacgtgctgtaatgttaaaaaaaactttattttcctcatactgtctgtctgaatacacctgtattcatgctctgtctgaaacgctccgttttactgcatttcaacggaattgcaacagaattgcctAGTTAGGCatcagtttgggtccatgtttacttcttgtcagctgatgtcattaacatacactgcaaccaggaaataaactgggacacatttggaatgtttacgtttaaaaccgtgtaatggtctaaatattgtatatttgtgacatcacaaatggacagaaatcctaacggcttgtttcaaacgcacaatttctgaatactggGCTGTGGGTATTTCTCCGAATAtcgagcgttttgatagtttaacagtatttataaagcacttaaaccttttttataatgtaaaagacctgaaaatctcactttttacaatatgggacctttaaactgatagatagaaagaaaatCTCGTGTTGCTGGAGTTGTTACCTCTTTAAACGAAACACTACAGGTTCTTGATTTGGGCTCCTGTTCCGATTGTGCCAAATCCAATAATAAACCACTAAAGGACCGGACACCGCTATACGTGGCGTATTAGATGCTTTTTTGACTTTGCATCAAAGGgattgtatatattttaatcacAATCTAAAGGTGACAAACATCAATGGAGAGAAATAACAGTCGTGCGTAAATTGCGCACCTGTGCGTAAAGGCatccagctgcgtttctgcttcAGCTGACTGCTCTGAGTCCAACTGGGATGTTGTTTTGGGGGTTTTGGGATGCtgactctttgttttttttaggctCAGTGTCTCATCCAATGCTGCTTCGTTCTCTAAAGTTCTCTCTGTGCAGACTTTATGTTCCCAGCAGAGGAATCTCTGGTCACTGTGCTGCAGGGAGGACTCAGCTGCCTCAAACATCATTCTGTGGAATATTATAGTTTGTTGTGGCTGTTGTGTAAAATGTTCGAGCTTGAGTCAGTGAATGTATTTGAAGAAACTGCCTTTGCAACCTTAAAAAACGATGTTTggagaataaaacatttaattggtGTTGACATTGATTCAGGGTTTGTTGCTGTTTAAGGTCTCTGTTGAGATGTGACAAGCAGGGCAGCAGGCTGTGATGCCTTCAGGGTCCAGTCTCCAGTGTTTACATGCCAGCAGCCTcagagctgcagtctgtatcTGAGACGCCTAACAGGGGTGACTTTTATTTGAGAAGATGAAGATAAATGTTTACGCGTTTCTGTTGGCAGCAGACCACTTAAAGGAAACATAAACGtcttctgttttctttaaagATCAGAGATGTTTATTTGAGACATTTTAAAGGTTAAACTCTGTTTGAGAGGTTGAGTTTATATtttctgaaacattttcttCTGCCATGCGTCACAGCTGAGTTCCTCCAGTCTGGTTGGCTCATCCAAATCTGTCCAGTCAGTCCAGTTAGCAGCATTTCATTCTGATTTGAGCTGCCACTGTCAACCAATCACGGCCCAGGGCTATAAATATTGATGTTAATACCCCAAAATTCACTTTTAACTAAGTTAAATAATTGGAAaacattacatacatttttcatatcaCGAGCATTAATATAAGTAGAAACTGACACTTATGTTCAATTAACCTGCTGTTTATTTTCTTGATTCATCGTTTGGTCCAAAAATTGTGAAACTTTTTGTTAGAATTTCCTAAAACCGAAATATATGACTTCAAATTGATAATTTGTTTCAGACCAAACCCCCCcaaaatattcagatttctATCAAATAAGACAAACAAAAGCATTTCAGAAGCTGGATTCAgtaaatgtttggtatttttgcttgaaaaaaatgacttaatttaataattaatcaagTGTGAAAATagatcatttcagctctaaaacaaacatgaaatgtgtgaaaagttatgactctatttttTATTACTACATATGTGTTTTCATCTGATTAGTACAGAAAACGCTGCCTTTTTCTCAGTTTGTACCAAAAACTCACTTTTaactataaattacattttttgtgtcacatttttCCTATCATGAACCATAATATATCTAAAAGCTAAATAATGAATAGTTACATGTtctcatgtatttttttctaacatGGATTATAATGACCACATTTGTATTTTCATCTAAATAGCACAAAAATGTTGTCCAATAGTTTTCATCTTTGGTTCATATTCTAGGTTGTAACATTTATGTGAAACTAGCTGGGGTGAGGCTGCTCATGATTTTGCTTCCTTAACTGAAACGCAAATGTACAATTTGTACTAATAAGCACAGATTTCCCCTGAGACGAGCTCAACGGTGGAAATGTTTGCGGGCTGCAGATGGGTCATTTTCTCCAGATCTGTTGAAAGACATGAAGAGAAAATAACTCATCTGCCCTATTAACTTCTACtggaatcacattttttttttaatgcgcTCTGGTTGGGTCTGTCCGGTCAGCTTGTTGCAGTATAGAAATCAATCAGGCCTCAGTATAAATAGGTCTGGTCCTCACGTTCATGGCAAAAATTCACTTTTCCCTAGTTACTTTGCATagtaaattatgttttcatgtcATGAGCCTTGATATATTTAAAGACACAATAACGAATTATTAAATGTTCTCACAGAAATTTGTGGttttctaaaataaatgatCGTTTTGTATGATAATTCTACTTTTATCTAAATAGCAGAAAATGCTGCTTCTTTGTTCTCAGTTTTGGTTCATATTTATGTGAAGCTGACTGGGGTGAGGCTGCTCATGACTTTGCTTCCGTAACTGAAACGCAAATGTACAATTTGTACAAATAAGCACAGATTTCCCCTGAGACGAGCTCAACGGTGGAAATGTTTGCGGGCTGCAGATGGGTCATTTTCTCCAGATCTGTTGAAGGAAATGAAGAGAAAATAACTCTCGGGACTGTTATGAGTGGATTCATTATTAAtgagtttttttaaaagcaCTCTGGTTGGATCTGTCCGGTCACAGCAGCATGTCCGGTCACAGCAGCATGTCCGGTCACAGCAGCATGTCCGGTCACAGCAGCATGTTGCAGCACAGAAATCAATCAGACCTCAGTATAAATAGGTCTGATCCTCACGTTCATGCCAAAAATCCACTTTTCCCTAAATTACTTTGCAGAACATTTTTCATATCATGAGCCttcatatatttaaaataataatgtataataataatagtaataataatgttctCACAGAAATGTTCTGGTTTTCTAAAAGAAATGATTGTGTATTGTAAAATGATTTTGTATGATAATTATACTTTTATAAGTAAAACTGTCAATTTTGCTttcttaaaggcagggtgggtgatcttgagaaactagcaagagtagaCTAGATTTCTTTAAAAGATCCAACCTAAAAACCCAGCCGGGtcgggccgaatgaaatgatcagtccggtcgcacagcagttcgtcaAATAGTCACGAAACATAAtctattgattcgtgtacatagacacaaatttaatttttttttcgtgatgatcagcacgaaatcaattcgtatgtaatccacgtaattgtgaaccaggaagtataaagagcggcaaatgCTGtgaagggaggaggtcggggtggatgggtgggtctaaaaacaccagactttcaccaggagatcgctgttcatgtcccgtgtgaaaccagaagtcaacgttgatttatttgtaacgtAACATCCGTAcctaagttacagcacttctggtgttattttaacccaaaacaccaacctttcctaaacctaactaagtagttttattttgaaaagactggagcggaaattgactcATGCATTATGGGTTGCctgacattcgtaggaaaaagcacaaaaagtacattgttgaaagtcgtgctgagctgcatgaaaaaaaaaaaaattctctatgaacacgaatcaaataaactttgtgactatttcacaaactgctgtgagactgttgaaatgattggacgggtttgttacagtcctgcgactttgtctgttttttttgggggggtgggggagggggttgtgagagcatttgatttattgactgctttcaggatgtaatgagaatttcaactaaaataacaaaaacaattccacaatctttaccaaccctgcctttaactgaAAAAGTACAATTTGTACAAATTTCACGTGAAGCTTTGTGGTAGAAATGCAAATTAATAGGCTGCAGAGTCATTTTCTGCAGATCTGCTGAGATAAAATAACGTGTGACCGTTTGACTCGAGGTTGAGACTTCTGAATAACTTCTGCTGGTAGAATTGAACCTTAATCAGGTAAAATTACTGGTGAAAAGTCTTTGGATTAAAGCACCAGTGAGCAGCAGGAACATGTATAATGTTTATTAGGGCTTCATATAAAAGAAGATAAACCAAGAGTAGATGAATAAAAGCAGGAGGACAAAGAGCAGCAGCTCGTTACGTAAAGACAGAAGACAGTCCAGCCTATAAACACTGAGGTGGACTTTGCTCCTCCGTATACGAGCCTCCATGAAGCTTTCATCAcataaagctgctgctgctgcagtaaggAAACTAGTGGTCTGTGAAAATACAGCCGCCAttatcacacacgcacacacacgcacatagtGCAGTGGTTTAATGAGGTCAGCGGTGCTCTCAGTGTAAATGTTTTCAGGTTTAACACACGTCTCCGGTAGAGTTACAGTCCACTTACTTCTGTCATAATTACATTTACTACAACGCCATCACCTCACACATCAAAACTGATGCATTTagcaacctgttctcactcccaactcgtcaaataccgccgtttggtcagcgcccctgaGCATCGAAAACTGACGCACGTAGGCACCCTTTATAGCAACAgtg encodes the following:
- the rxfp3.3b gene encoding relaxin-3 receptor 1 — encoded protein: MRAAGLRSGSLPERMESELWNQNTTTSTSSWNRSSSDRFFSSLDDIDVPADGSPALRILISIVYSVVCAAGLLGNLLVFYLMKARCCGGGRRKKNRSSSSSSSINLFILHLAVTDFQFVLTLPFWAVDTALDFSWPFGNAMCKITLSVTVMNMYASVFFLTAMSVTRYWSVASALKDRTRRRVCCPVRWVIAGLWVSATVASLPTAIFSTVKIVAGERLCLLGFPDPDGQSWLALYHLQKILVAFVVPMVTVTVCYLLLLRFVRLRSMNNNTEVKQQQQQQRKRRRSRVTRSVTIVVLSFFVCWMPNHAITFWGVLVKFNLVNWDKTYYMVHTYVHPVTVCLAHTNSCLNPVLYCLMRREFRKKMKDLFWRISSSSPTTGITSCHGLRPFSGTVRAEEMELEDPDQDNDTQVVTPLNNVETDTCRLSVLTDQCDTDALQK